A single window of Periophthalmus magnuspinnatus isolate fPerMag1 chromosome 9, fPerMag1.2.pri, whole genome shotgun sequence DNA harbors:
- the poc5 gene encoding centrosomal protein POC5, whose product MSSDEEDRATPVLPKDSDRGSSVSSELQDEYEELLRYAVVTPKLDTLQQLRTSQLSVEVPSSQPKNETQSQHPAAETERLLSGRSTRSSATSQGSVNKRAASSRPSQVGETVGQSTSMGSLVSEAGSEMPQSPTERSRSTSPDAFEVIVAEMFISEENMSRMENILDVWSNNLKSNVLTELRKWKLVFMEKHKLEMKKEKEKCAAETAGLQSEIDHLKELLQTYEISNQRKDEVIGNLSQVLERQKEKVEKMRAFTHWRLQHIEIKEEAHAAQAAMRHYELQLKRKVWLGWHSLIQKHWKVNVERACRAKAEEVCERLSAEYEAKLTEQRGVLDKTHTEIQRLRLERERYEESMKKAFMRGVCALNMEALNMFQTAEGWPEQLPTQDQQDPPRPDEPSSSTMGPHPGPSTRFTPVHFDHTEPPLLSESEDLMSLRPASRVDVLPSSTIGHSSLGSTAPFNKQASGRVLNAGQQKSSKMVTARITAHSDVGKTARSRLQVMGVSPPMSSVIVERHHPVTQLTVGQATAAKFPRSSQQSQRPGTGRSSSQTHSGTCHVHSIKVVD is encoded by the exons ATGTCTTCAGACGAGGAGGACCGAGCCACTCCTGTTCTGCCCAAAGATTCAGACAGAGGCAGCTCCGTCTCTTCAGAACTGCag GATGAGTATGAGGAGTTACTCCGTTATGCTGTGGTGACCCCAAAACTTGACACACTTCAGCAGCTGAGGACATCCCAGCTGTCAGTTGAAGTGCCAAGTTCTCAGCCAAAGAATGAGACCCAATCACAGCACCCAGCAG CTGAAACCGAAAGACTTTTGAGTGGAAGATCAACAAGATCATCTGCTACCTCACAAGGCTCTGTGAATAAGCGTGCTGCATCCTCAAGACCGTCTCAAG TGGGTGAAACAGTAGGCCAATCAACAAGTATGGGGTCACTGGTGTCAGAGGCTGGTTCAGAGATGCCACAGAGTCCAACTGAGAGGTCTAGATCAACTAGCCCTGATGCTTTTGAGGTGATTGTGGCCGAGATGTTTATCTCAGAGGAAAACATGAGCAGAATGGAGAACATCCTGGATGTGTGGAGCAACAACTTGAAG tcaaaTGTGCTGACTGAACTCAGGAAATGGAAACTAGTGTTTATGGAGAAACACAAGCtggaaatgaaaaaagaaaaggaaaaatgtGCAGCAGAGACAGCGGGCCTACAGTCTGAGATAGACCACTTAAAAGAACTGCTACAAACGTATGAAATTTCGAACCAAAGAAAGGATGAG GTCATTGGGAACCTGAGCCAGGTATTAGAAAGGCAAAAAGAGAAGGTTGAAAAAATGAGAGCCTTCACTCATTGGAGACTTCAGCACATTGAAATCAAGGAGGAG GCTCATGCAGCTCAGGCAGCAATGCGCCACTATGAACTGCAGCTGAAGAGGAAGGTGTGGTTAGGTTGGCACTCTCTGATTCAGAAACACTGGAAGGTCAATGTGGAGCGTGCGTGTCGTGCAAAGGCCGAGGAGGTCTGTGAGCGCCTGTCTGCAGAGTATGAAGCCAAACTGACAGAG CAACGTGGGGTTTTAGacaaaactcacactgagatccaGAGACTGCGGTTGGAACGGGAGCGGTATGAGGAATCTATGAAGAAAGCCTTCATGAGGGGCGTGTGTGCCCTCAACATGGAGGCTCTCAACATGTTCCAAACGGCAGAGGGATGGCCTGAACAGCTCCCCACACAGGATCAGCAGG ACCCTCCTCGCCCCGATGAGCCCAGCTCTTCTACCATGGGCCCACATCCTGGTCCCTCAACACGATTCACTCCTGTCCATTTTGACCACACAGAGCCTCCCTTACTCAGTGAATCGGAAGACTTG ATGAGTTTGCGTCCAGCATCAAGAGTGGATGTACTTCCTTCCTCCACAATTGGCCACAGCTCTCTGGGGAGCACTGCACCCTTCAACAAGCAG GCCAGTGGGCGTGTACTTAATGCTGGTCAACAAAAATCCTCCAAAATGGTGACAGCTCGAATTACAGCTCATAGTGATGTCGGTAAAACTGCTCGCAGTAGACTCCAGGTGATGGGTGTGTCTCCTCCCATGAGCTCCGTCATAGTGGAGAGACACCATCCAGTTACACAG CTCACTGTTGGTCAGGCCACAGCTGCAAAGTTTCCTCGTTCGTCCCAGCAGAGTCAGCGGCCTGGAACAGGAAGGAGCTCCTCTCAGACACACTCCGGCACCTGCCATGTACACTCCATCAAAGTAGTGGATTGA
- the polk gene encoding DNA polymerase kappa, with product MDKDTDAKGEGIISRMALNDNKAGMEGLDRDKINAIIMEASKGSRFYENELKRDQQVNQRIEKMMRQKASITEEQLQKAQLKVENMVTELEKHRDLSRVIVHVDMDAFYAAVEMRDCPELKDKPMAVGSMSMLSTSNYQARKYGVRAAMPGFIAKKLCPNLVIVPTNFDKYRAVSKEVRAIFSEYDPNFQPVSLDEAYLDFTEHLEQRKSWPESACTHYYSNRTNNNGEAQMEPVDTTEVTDLSPVLFEDSPSSSPVLTSCGSEANVGKMFEVFGTSAEEAVREMRFRIEQKTKLTASAGIAPNMMLAKVCSDKNKPNGQYRLPPTRDAVMDFIHNLPVRKVPGIGKVSEKMLKALGIYNCFDLGQQMVLLSLLFSETAWHHFIELSLGLSSTFIPRNEERKSMSTERTFKELSHPEEQFALCRELCEDLAEDMKKEGLKGKTVTVKLKNVNFEVKTRAMTVQCAVATAQEIYAIAKDLLNTEIENVAPHLLRLRLMGVRVSTFVSIEDKRPLQKSIVGFFHQGKKDYSAPGGSLQEPSQKLEKPNFLRQNKEDVQEEHKTSDKPKLSFFQMAQAKRLQVEAAKAASQNIDTMEKPCTSVNNEQSNNEILTEKLAPQNASLLIKDQNKRQKVSPSPQPQPSTSGCGIPSSEGLTCPVCFCQVKTTNLNIFNNHIDLCLKGATTRPDQNTDSESDLSSQNTDTQFFIPDKHNLEENKKTEVFKQDFSKINPQEGYKNGNSALDSHDDIGSEQPKSCDDKCSILICPVCHKTQDTNDLTAFNHHVDLCLNQEVLHKLEQQTIMPEKPVLVTVTNNKGTVSNPPMRKTTKGKTKRRDSPSSPPSKKAKGHGPRNTIDQFFR from the exons ATGGACAAAGACACTGATGCAAAGGGAGAAGGCATTATCTCTAGAATGGCTCTCAATGACAATAAGGCAGGTATGGAGGGCCTTGATAGAGACAAGATCAATGCGATCATCATGGAGGCATCTAAG GGATCTAGGTTTTAcgaaaatgaactgaaaaggGATCAGCAGGTCAACCAACGCATTGAGAAAATGATGCGGCAAAAGGCTTCAATAACAGAAGAGCAGTTACAGAAGGCACAGCTCAAG GTTGAAAATATGGTCACAGAGCTGGAGAAACATCGTGATCTCAGTCGGGTTATTGTGCATGTGGACATGGATGCTTTCTATGCAGCTGTAGAGATGAGAGACTGTCCAGAGCTAAAGGACAAACCAATGGCTGTAGGCTCTATGAGCATGCTT TCGACATCCAACTATCAAGCAAGGAAGTATGGGGTACGAGCTGCCATGCCTGGATTTATTGCAAAGAAACTTTGCCCCAACTTGGTTATTGTTCCTACAAACTTTGACAAATATAGGGCTGTCAGTAAAGAG GTCCGAGCAATATTTAGTGAGTATGATCCTAATTTCCAACCGGTTAGCTTGGATGAAGCCTATCTGGACTTCACAGAGCATCTGGAACAGAGAAAGAGCTGGCCAGAATCCGCATGCACACACTACTATAGTAACAGAACTAACAACAATG GTGAAGCACAGATGGAACCAGTAGATACGACAGAAGTCACAGATCTTTCCCCTGTTTTGTTTGAGGATAGCCCTAGCTCCTCTCCTGTGCTTACCAGCTGTGGAAGTGAAGCTAATGTTGGCAAAATGTTTGAAGTGTTTGGGACATCTGCTGAGGAGGCTGTAAGAGAGATGCGGTTCCGAATTGAGCAGAAAACAAAGTTAACAGCAAGTGCAG GTATTGCTCCCAATATGATGTTGGCCAAGGTATGCAGTGATAAGAATAAGCCCAATGGTCAATATAGACTTCCTCCCACAAGAGATGCAGTGATGGACTTCATTCATAATCTCCCAGTTCGCAAG GTGCCTGGCATTGGTAAAGTGAGTGAGAAGATGCTGAAAGCTCTAGGCATCTATAACTGTTTTGATCTTGGACAGCAGATGGTGCTGTTGTCTCTGTTGTTCTCTGAGACTGCTTGGCATCACTTTATAGAGTTATCCCTGGGTTTGAGCTCCACATTCATACCAAG GAATGAGGAGAGAAAAAGTATGAGCACTGAACG GACATTTAAAGAACTTAGTCACCCAGAGGAACAATTTGCTTTATGTAGAGAGCTTTGTGAAGATTTAGCAGAAGACATGAAGAAAGAAGGCCTAAAG GGTAAAACTGTTACAGTGAAGCTAAAGAACGTCAATTTTGAAGTGAAAACCAGAGCGATGACTGTACAGTGTGCAGTGGCTACAGCTCAGGAGATTTATGCCATTGCTAAGGACCTGCTGAACACTGAAATAGAAAATGTAGCTCCTCACCTGCTCAGACTGAGACTCATGG GTGTTCGAGTTTCTACATTTGTCAGCATCGAGGACAAAAGGCCATTGCAAAAAAGCATTGTGGGCTTTTTTCATCAGGGCAAGAAGGACTACAGTGCCCCTGGTGGTTCTCTACAAGAACCTTCTCAGAAATTGGAGAAACCTAATTTTTTAAGGCAGAATAAGGAAGACGTGCAGGAGGAACATAAGACGTCTGACAAACCAAAACTGTCTTTTTTTCAAATGGCCCAGGCCAAGAGACTACAAGTTGAAGCTGCAAAAGCAGCCTCACAAAACATAGATACAATGGAAAAGCCCTGCACCTCTGTCAATAATGAACAAAGCAACAATGAGATTTTAACAGAAAAGCTGGCACCACAGAATGCTTCCCTTTTAATAAAAGATCAGAACAAAAGACAGAAGGTCTCCCCATCACCACAGCCCCAGCCATCCACTTCAGGGTGTGGCATCCCATCATCTGAAGGTCTCACCTGCCCTGTGTGCTTCTGCCAAGTCAAGACAACCAACTTAAATATCTTTAATAACCACATAGACCTGTGTCTCAAAGGGGCTACaacaagaccagaccagaacacTGACTCTGAATCAGATTTGAGCTCACAAAATACAGATACCCAATTCTTCATACCAGACAAACACAATTTAGAAGAAAATAAGAAGACTGAAGTCTTTAAACAAGATTTTAGCAAAATTAATCCACAGGAGGGTTATAAAAATGGAAACAGTGCTTTGGACAGCCATGACGATATAGGTTCAGAGCAGCCAAAATCATGTGATGATAAATGCTCTATCCTCATCTGCCCGGTGTGCCACAAAACCCAGGACACGAATGACCTTACTGCATTTAACCATCATGTTGACCTTTgtctgaaccaggaagtactacACAAGCTCGAGCAGCAAACAATAATGCCAGAGAAGCCAGTATTAGTTACAGTCACAAACAATAAGGGAACAG TCAGCAATCCACCAATGCGTAAAACTACCAAAGGCAAAACCAAAAGGCGGgactctccttcctctcctccctcgaaAAAGGCTAAAGGGCACGGACCCCGCAACACCATTGACCAATTCTTTAGGTGA
- the ankdd1b gene encoding ankyrin repeat and death domain-containing protein 1B, whose amino-acid sequence MERSSTWKAAKKTLDPREWGRQDSVKAFTDFVLNKNSNTEPDQSFDNKEMLLLGEKQFIEAAKRNDIETMKVVGKGLNPNAKNVDQRTALHFAVARKNIEAVQLLLQRRVKVDQKDKHGVTPIHLAAWFGSLDILKMLVKAGAEQKIENEEGLNILHCAAINNHTEIVEYIVNDLIMKELDKEDRSGQRPFSLAAKHGCAEMLEMLMDSSYNMGTMEPNERGDTPLHLAARNGHGHTVQLLLLYSGTRDEVNQDGETSLYQAADNGHEECVQILLESDCDPNIVRNDKHSALHSVAERGDTSLVQLLLKYEAHIDRSDQNLQTPLHLAVKNGHLPVIYCLLEAGCNCDAIDKRSQTAMHIAAEMGNVEVAEMLLKAGVNLSLEDKQGKTALDVAARAGEVIIADMIIKAERYNIWQETNPELNQSVRSEFPLTFKLDHRYETKQLRSTVWRLAYKLLKPGQWKKLAEHWGFTTQQVEAIEKQWTGQNSYQEHGNRMLLIWLHGVELANESPIRELYQTLVLTDNQKAADKIRMESESVKKSCRIS is encoded by the exons ATGGAGAGATCATCAACTTGGAAAGCAGCAAAGAAAACCTTGGATCCTCGGGAATGGGGAAGACAGGACAGCGTGAAGGCGTTTACCGACTTTGTCCTGAACAAGAACTCGAACACAGAGCCAGATCAGAGTTTTGATAACAAGGAAATGT TGCTACTTGGTGAAAAGCAGTTCATAGAGGCAGCCAAGAGGAACGACATAGAAACCATGAAGGTGGTTGGAAAGGGTCTGAATCCAAATGCAAAAAATGTG GATCAACGGACTGCTCTGCACTTCGCTGTTGCTCGAAAGAACATTGAGGCAGTGCAGCTACTCCTCCAGCGCAGGGTCAAAGTGGATCAAAAGGACAAA CATGGGGTCACGCCAATTCATTTAGCAGCCTGGTTTGGCAGTTTGGACATTCTGAAGATGCTGGTGAAGGCTGGGGCTGAGcagaaaattgaaaatgag GAGGGACTGAACATCTTGCATTGTGCTGCTATCAACAACCACACAGAAATAGTGGAGTACATTGTCAATGACCTCATAATGAAGGAGCTAGACAAAGAGGACAGA TCTGGGCAACGTCCCTTCTCCCTGGCAGCAAAGCATGGCTGTGCTGAAATGCTAGAGATGCTGATGGATTCTTCTTACAATATGGGCACCATGGAGCCCAACGAG AGAGGGGACACACCTCTGCACTTAGCTGCCAGGAACGGCCATGGGCACACAGTccaactgctgctgctgtactCTGGTACTCGCGATGAAGTCAATCAG gATGGTGAAACATCCCTGTACCAAGCAGCAGACAATGGCCATGAGGAATGTGTCCAAATATTGCTGGAGTCTGACTGTGACCCCAACATCGTCAGAAAT GACAAACATAGTGCACTGCATAGTGTTgcagaaagaggagacacaTCTTTGGTACAACTTCTTTTGAAGTATGAAGCCCACATTGATCGTTCAGACCAG AACTTACAGACCCCGCTTCATCTAGCAGTGAAAAACGGTCATCTTCCAGTCATCTATTGTCTACTTGAGGCGGGCTGCAATTGTGATGCTATAGATAAG CGATCCCAAACAGCCATGCATATTGCTGCGGAGATGGGCAACGTAGAAGTTGCAGAAATGCTTCTTAAGGCAGGAGTAAATCTTTCATTGGAAGACAAG CAAGGTAAAACTGCTCTTGATGTAGCAGCCCGAGCTGGTGAGGTGATCATTGCTGACATGATCATTAAAGCAGAGAGGTACAATATTTGGCAAGAG ACCAACCCTGAACTTAATCAAAGTGTCCGAAGCGAGTTTCCTCTGACGTTTAAACTGGACCATCGTTATGAGACGAAGCAGCTGCGTTCAACGGTCTGGCGTTTAGCATATAAGCTTTTGAAACCGGGGCAGTGGAAGAAACTGGCTGAACACTGGGGATTTACCACACAGCAAGTGGAGGCCATTGAGAAGCAGTGGACAG GGCAGAACAGTTATCAGGAGCACGGAAACCGAATGTTGCTGATCTGGCTCCATGGGGTCGAGTTGGCAAATGAAAGTCCAATCCGAGAACTTTACCAAACCCTTGTACTCACAGACAACCAAAAGGCTGCAG aTAAAATACGTATGGAATCTGAAAGTGTCAAAAAGAGTTGTAGAATTTCTTGA